The proteins below are encoded in one region of Poecile atricapillus isolate bPoeAtr1 chromosome 33, bPoeAtr1.hap1, whole genome shotgun sequence:
- the SDHC gene encoding succinate dehydrogenase cytochrome b560 subunit, mitochondrial isoform X4, translated as MLGTSGATCFPSLLFSSCIPVSIPVFQVSPCFPGVFQLSLVLFQVFSRCFPGVFQLSPVVFQVSPCFPGVFQVFSSCLRLFSSCIRLFSSCLRLFSRCLRVFQVFSRCFPAVSGCFPGVFQPSPVVFQVFSRCFPAVSGCFPAVSGCFPGVFQVFSRCFPAVSGCFPAVSGCFPGVFQLSPVVFQVFSRCLRVFQVFSRCFPAVSGCFPGVSVFSRCFPAVSGCFPAVSGCFPGVFQVSPCFPGVFQVFPSCLRLFSRCFPGVFQVSPCFPAVSGCFPAVSGCFPGVSRLFSSCLRLFSRCFPGVSQLSPVVFQVSWCFPGVFQVFPRCFPAVSGCFPGVSVFSVAALLLPEHFPHYLAQLRALSLGPSLLFSAKFLLVLPVCYHTWNGIRHLAWDLGKGLRLPQVTQSGLLVLALTLLSSAALAAL; from the exons atgttggggacatcaggggcCACCTGTTTTCCATCCCTGTTGTTTTCCAgctgtatcccagtttccatccctgttttccag GTGTCTCcgtgttttccaggtgttttccagctgtctctggttcttttccaggtgttttccaggtgttttccaggtgttttccagctgtctccggttgttttccaggtgtctccgtgttttccaggtgttttccaggtgttttccagctgtctccggttgttttccag ctgtatccggttgttttccagctgtctccggttgttttccaggtgtctccgtgttttccaggtgttttccaggtgttttccagccGTCTCCGgttgttttccaggtgttttccagccGTCTCCGgttgttttccaggtgttttccaggtgttttccagctgtctccggttgttttccagctgtctccggttgttttccaggtgttttccaggtgttttccaggtgttttccagctgtctccggttgttttccagctgtctccggttgttttccaggtgttttccagctgtctccggttgttttccaggtgttttccaggtgtctccgtgttttccaggtgttttccaggtgttttccagctgtctctggttgttttccaggtgtctcggtgttttccaggtgtttccCAGCTGTCTCCGgttgttttccagctgtctccggttgttttccaggtgttttccaggtgtctccgtgttttccaggtgttttccaggtgtttccCAGCTGTCTCCGgttgttttccaggtgttttccaggtgttttccaggtgtctccgtgttttccagctgtctcCGGTTGTTTCCCAGCCGTCTCCGGTTGTTTTCCAGGTGTATCCCGattgttttccagctgtctccggttgttttccaggtgttttccaggtgtttccCAGCTGTCTCCGGTTGTTTTCCAGGTGTCTtggtgttttccaggtgttttccaggtgtttcccaggtgttttccagctgtctcCGGTTGTTTTCCAGGTGTCTCGGTGTTTTCCGTGGCCGCTCTCCTGCTCCCGGAGCATTTCCCTCATTACCTGGCGCAGCTGCGGGCGCTGAGCCTCGGCCCCTCCCTCCTCTTCTCCGCCAAATTCCTGCTGGTGCTTCCCGTCTGCTACCACACCTGGAACGGGATCCGGCACCTG